Sequence from the Temnothorax longispinosus isolate EJ_2023e unplaced genomic scaffold, Tlon_JGU_v1 HiC_scaffold_329, whole genome shotgun sequence genome:
TATTCATTTGTTTGGTTACTGTGTCGCATTGCATCATGCATATGGCGCGGAATTGGCGGGCTAGTGGCAGTGCATTGTCGTTCCGTGGTTGCTGTGATCCTGTGATCAATATATTGAGTGTGATTCATATCGACTCGATACTTTAAGTTGCAAGTTGCAATGGAAGACAAAGTAAGAAATGTCTTATTTACGTTACGTCTACAACGATGGAGCGAGAATCTAATAAGTAAGTTTGCaacataatatttcttatatcaaAGCAAAGTGACGCTTTTCTATACAGACGTACTTTTACTTTTCTGCTTTGTTGGCTGAGAACGAATGTTCTTGATGTGTTAGTTCTATAAATTGCTGTCATTTTCATGAATGTAACTTATGAAATATACCTAGAAAAGAAGTATCTAACCTATTCTAGATTGTGTAGTCCATAGTAGAATTAGtccataattaataattaagatctTTTTTAATGACGCTCATTACAATGATACGTAAAAACAAAGTGCCACTTTGATTTAAATCTACTTTATTTCACATtccagcgagaaatgacccatCGATTCGATGGGTCATTTCTCGTCATTTCTCGCAGGGATAGGGTATACAAGGCATATGTAAACATTATTCTAGGTTTAACAACATATGCGCAAAATGTCCTGAAGATGATTTTATGCAgcggtattttttaaaacagtaaagtaatttttttgaaaaagttataaattacataaaattataaattgcattagaaaatatgtaataaaatttttttttgtacttataacatttttttgttgtaaCGTTTTCTACGAATACTTGAATTTTTCTcctataattttctataattttgtgcATATGTTGTTAAACCTAGAATAACATAATGTATACATTAAACTCCACATTATCatcaaattaattctaatttttagataatgaTGTCAACTATGATACTCTGAAATACATGACTATTAATCAGTGTCCAGAACTAGCTGAAGTTATACCATCGGTTGGTGCAAGAATTGcactacaaaattatttccgcAGTAATGATGATTCATGCAAAGAAATCAATGCCCCTTCTGACAATAACCTTCCTTTGGCTTCTACTTCTACGCCTTTTGTGACTCCATCTTTGACACTTGCTCTTACGCCAGGAGAGATATTTGACGAATCTCTAGATAATACAACatcaaataatgatataaaagcATCTATGGAAAATGCTACACAATCATCTTTTGTAGAAGAGTCCTCTGTTAATGATACAcagaatattgtaatattagaCACTTATGGTCATGATAACGAGATAGTAGAAGAGTTACAGAGGATTGATGAAACAGTGGACATGATGGTATGTAAAATTCTCCAGAACTGTTTAAAATATGTgtgtaatattacaaataagaaaaaatataattcatttttcttaTGTTTTGTTACATTTGCATAAGTATTGCTATATTTCTTGTCATATTGTCAcataatttgttacatttcaatataaaatatcttttaaaagagTGCAACGGTGaatcgtaatttaaaaatgtttttattttttactctttattCTACTTTTTGGAAGTCTATCACAatgctaaatatattttttatttaaagtgcACAAAAAGCACACTTCTTATAAGGtgctttgtaaaatatttttgataaatatttcttttaatccataattttttataattaaacgcaATAACCTATCTtcatattttgcatttaaaaattcttctttttacaGTTAGAAAACTTTGATTTAAAGGCATTGCTTAAAAAAACAGTAACCGGACAAGCGATTATAGCTTCATACGATGCAAGAAGTGGATTATCGCTGAGATGCCAACAGTATTTGGCAAACATTATTATCTGCCACTTTTTTGATATTAACATTAAGTAAGCATTCTTTGCTTATTAACTACAAATTTTACGTGTTTGTTTACAAAATGATATAGAACTTTTTCCTTCAGTTTAATACATTCTACTTGAACTCGAGCGGTCGGATATCTAAATCAAcactttgtatataaatatattagctGAGAATAATAATGTTAGTTTTCTTATGCAACTGTACTTACTCTTTCAGCGTTCaattaaataacgaaaaattaaacaagATTGCGGATCACATTATTACTCTCTTCCCTGCTGAATGTAAAGAAGTATATTATTGTCCAcccataaaaaagaaacaatcgAAAGATCAAAAATCCGGTATTGCTAAGGGAAAATTAgttgataaaaatagaaacatgttagcgtttttaagaaaatataaattgattccATTGAGCAAATCTGTCTCAGTAAATAGTTCCACAGATGAAGATAGTTTTAACAAAGGTTGgtgtaaataacatatttttacaatttattttatacacggagaaaaaaatgttctggattttagtaaatattagtttgcatacaactgactctatttactaaaatgaagaaaattttcctttttattagtatatgtgTAATCactaggaaaaaaatatactaaaaaaaaaatttttctttattttaataaatggggtcacagttgtatgcaaactaatatttactaaaatctagaacatttttttctcagtgtacttaattactattttttttgtagaaaatactAATAGTCGCGAGGAGGCAGAGCGGAGTCACAATTGGCTTAAGAATAATTTCGAACCTTGGGAAGAAGTTTTGCTTCATTgggaaaaatcatttttatatagaaacaaattGATACATGATCGTATAACTTACCCACATCTATGCTCAATTTTTAACGATTGGAACATATTAACATCTTCAATGGGCTATGTGTTGGTAAATAACTTGCAGTCTGGCgtattatttactataatttatttaacaaatttttactattGAGCTGTTGCCTTGTAATGCCGCATAACattacttgtaaaataaaaatctttcgtTTCATTACAGATTGAAAAGGATTACTTACGgttatacaaagaaaaatataaaaacgttcAAGAAAAGTTCGATTCTTTATTTGATGATGTGTTGCGTTTGAGAGGCAAGGAATTGGATTGTTCCAATAAACTATTGCTGGATATGTTAAGTGGCAATATTCCAAATGGTAATATATGAAGAATGGAATAATTTGTGTAATGACtaatttgtgtaattgttaacaaataatttttttgttttagattcgaagattttacttaaaatttatttattattttcacttttacCAAATAAATCCTCGAAAGTGAAAGTTGGCAAGAATTTCTTTAAACCAACCCAAGTTGAATCACAAGAAAGTCTAGTACTTCATATTAaggtatattttaaaatataaataaattgaaatttttttttctttctctttctttcttagaAATaagatcttacaattagtattgcattattttagaTTCCTGGTGATGTGGAAGAGgagatagaaaataaaagaaaaaagctaCAAAATTTGGATTAACCTTGCAGCCTTTTATTCTCGTGGTAGGACCTTCTTTAACAGAAATTCAAGCAATTTTTGTAAGAATTGATAACGTATCGTATAAGCTGAAAACACTGTTTAAAGCTttagaaatatgttttatgaGTTTTATGGTCCTGGACTTGAAGTATCCATCTGCATCAGAACACATTTGGTATTTATTGCAAAGAactgtttttgatataaatttacaaggAGACAACAAAATTCCCATGATTTGtgacgtaattaaaaaaatttctaaatagcTTTTGAGTGTACAATTccattacattatattacattacattacaatattatattacatattatattacaattacattatattgaatttttgttttgataTTCTCAATGTTTATAAGtgtcagattttttatttgcttattgataattttatcaagaacataaacattattttctttaaaaataaatattataattatagatattagacttttttgtttattaattttatcaagaacattattttttccctttaaaaatgatttgtacTGTCTGTCAGCGAGAATTTAAAAGtattgaaaatgtaataagacaTATGAAGGCAACTCACCCTTATGAACAAAGTTTTCAATGTGGTTTTTCCGAGtgttttagaaaatatgttaatattcagtctttaaagaaacattttaatactTCACATAAGGACCTTTTTAGCAACAGTGATGCAtcacgtaaattaaataaacgatttacAAACGTTCATATTACTGATAAAACATCATTTTCAAGTAATACCGACATACCTACTATTGAAGTTAATAATAACCAATCTAATGTTAAGACTAACGATAATGacgatataaatgttattaatgtaCAACAAACGGTTGATgatgcaatattaaaatttattgctaAGTTATACAGTAATAGCTCGATTACTAGGAATATTGTTCAACTTTTAGTTGATGATTGCTCAGAACTTGTACAAGATTTACTGTCATACATAAAATGTAGATTACAGTCTGAAACATCTTTTTccaataataatgtttctGAAGTGCTTGATAACATTTTTGACAATATAAAACCTTTTGAGAAATATTCGACAGAATATAGACgtttacagtttttaaaagAATCTAAGTGGCTCGTACAGCcacagaaattttttataggagAAATGCTTGATAATAACAGAAATAAGagcaattttacaatattaacatCAAAAAAATGTGAAGGCCAATTTATTCCGTTACGGGAGtcattaaaacaatatttagaaTTACCTGGAGTATTCATGTCAATCAAAAGTTACATTGCGGAAGAGTCTGCAAAAGAAAATAGTATATCAAGTATTTTTTCCGGAAATGTGTGGAAAactttagttataaaatttgatgGTAAAATATTACTGCCTTTGTTGTTATATTACGACGATTTTGAAACGGGAAACCCTTTGGGGTCAAGAGCATCTATACATAAATTGGGAGGTCTGTATTACACAATTGCAGGTATACCAAAAGCTCATGCCTCATCTttagagaatatttttcttggtGAACTTTTATATAGCGGGGATCGTGAAACGTTTGGCAATAAAGTCTCTTTCAAACCAATTATTGACGAATtgattaatttagaaaactGTGGTATCACTATATGCGTggataataaagaatatcaaattttcttttccttgcTTGCACTATTAGGAGATAATTTAGGATTAAACGATTTACTTGgttataataaatcattttctGCTAATTTCTGTTGTCGTGCATGTCGAGCTTCAAAATTAGAAATGAAATCTCAGTCTGAAGAag
This genomic interval carries:
- the LOC139824326 gene encoding uncharacterized protein, which encodes MEDKVRNVLFTLRLQRWSENLINNDVNYDTLKYMTINQCPELAEVIPSVGARIALQNYFRSNDDSCKEINAPSDNNLPLASTSTPFVTPSLTLALTPGEIFDESLDNTTSNNDIKASMENATQSSFVEESSVNDTQNIVILDTYGHDNEIVEELQRIDETVDMMLENFDLKALLKKTVTGQAIIASYDARSGLSLRCQQYLANIIICHFFDININVQLNNEKLNKIADHIITLFPAECKEVYYCPPIKKKQSKDQKSGIAKGKLVDKNRNMLAFLRKYKLIPLSKSVSVNSSTDEDSFNKENTNSREEAERSHNWLKNNFEPWEEVLLHWEKSFLYRNKLIHDRITYPHLCSIFNDWNILTSSMGYVLIEKDYLRLYKEKYKNVQEKFDSLFDDVLRLRGKELDCSNKLLLDMLSGNIPNDSKILLKIYLLFSLLPNKSSKVKVGKNFFKPTQVESQESLVLHIKIPGDVEEEIENKRKKLQNLD